The following are encoded in a window of Colletotrichum lupini chromosome 3, complete sequence genomic DNA:
- a CDS encoding CCAAT-binding transcription factor subunit B: MMEYAQYPQQPQNAHSGYTNSTAGNNITSPHGVQTSPILSQQQSPSQQQGHNMYQPQYNVPQQGMHYGMPQIQAAAMAATAAASGSNYPYMQSDPSLPQTSPRMGGAKKESRDPRSPTQMNNVSQLPGQRRLSQVTSPGVPTAQGMMNHVGARPGVAPPQMAQAQAMPHPQSPEMPAGGVEESPLYVNAKQFHRILKRRVARQKLEEQLRLTSKGRKPYLHESRHNHAMRRPRGPGGRFLTAEEVAAIEREKGGGSGEGPEDVVESKAGSKRKSEADDSSSNKKAKKASETPEEDEEEDDES; encoded by the coding sequence ATGATGGAATACGCACAATATCCTCAACAACCTCAAAACGCCCACTCTGGATACACCAACTCCACCGCAGGAAACAACATCACCTCTCCTCACGGCGTACAGACGTCACCTATCCTGTCTCAACAGCAATCACCCTCTCAACAACAGGGACACAACATGTACCAGCCACAGTACAACGTCCCCCAGCAGGGAATGCATTATGGCATGCCTCAAATCCAAGCCGCCGCCATGGCGGCAACTGCAGCTGCGTCGGGATCCAACTACCCTTACATGCAGTCGGACCCCAGTTTGCCCCAAACCTCGCCGCGAATGGGCGGAGCGAAGAAGGAGAGTCGCGATCCTAGATCACCCACCCAGATGAACAACGTTTCGCAGCTACCGGGCCAGAGACGCCTCAGTCAAGTCACCAGCCCCGGAGTACCTACGGCGCAGGGTATGATGAATCACGTCGGCGCGCGACCTGGTGTTGCGCCGCCGCAAATGGCTCAGGCTCAAGCTATGCCTCACCCGCAATCACCCGAGATGCCCGCCGGTGGTGTCGAGGAATCGCCCCTCTACGTCAATGCTAAGCAGTTCCATCGCATCCTCAAGCGTCGTGTCGCGCGCCAAAAGTTGGAGGAGCAGCTGCGTCTGACGTCCAAGGGCCGCAAGCCATACCTTCACGAGTCAAGGCACAACCATGCTATGCGCCGGCCTCGCGGACCTGGAGGCCGTTTCCTCACTGCTGAGGAGGTTGCCGCCATCGAGCGCGAGAAGGGTGGTGGCTCTGGCGAGGGTCCCGAGGACGTTGTCGAGTCCAAAGCCGGCTCCAAGAGGAAATCGGAAGCCGACGACTCCAGCTCGAACAAGAAGGCCAAGAAAGCATCCGAGACTCCTGaagaggacgaggaggaggatgacgAGTCTTGA
- a CDS encoding flavin-containing superfamily Amine oxidase → MKFNQLASPAWALLLSQAAAKPCAEAKIDVDVAIIGGGSAGIHAAIQLKDAGAKIAVIEKKSQIGGHAETYINPQTKIPANVGVVLLENREIVSNYFSRLNVSTIKANPLTSATAGASKSYDFSLGFPIPAQNASASAAQQQALQAAAQAYSTNVLAKYPWIDQGFLVPDPVPEELTLPFAELAQKYNFTALLTVIAQFNWWTGDISTIPALYGIKGLGPGLLQSLFGEFILSGNGDTRALYDAAAAELGDSVLLNSDVLKVKRDVKIDKATTSGVTVLVQQPGQPKKLIRARKLLIAIPPILENVAKYDLSSDEHALFSKFSALGYWAGVATIPGLNTSLTNVGVQTPFNQPVIPGTNGFNTAGSPNDFLVAVGFQDTNYTEADAKAVLVKNLATLAAVGAVPKDAAQTVTFPYVSDHKPYNVRVSTEEIKGGFYGKLLALEGARNTYWAGATFSGHNSALVWSFNEGTVLPGLKKDLGL, encoded by the coding sequence ATGAAGTTCAACCAGCTCGCCTCGCCCGCCTGGGCTCTCCTGCTGTCCCAAGCTGCAGCGAAGCCCTGCGCCGAGGCAAAGATCGACGTCGACGTTGCCAtcatcggcggcggcagcgccGGCATCCACGCCGCGATCCAGCTCAAGGACGCCGGCGCCAAGATCGCCGTCATCGAGAAGAAGTCGCAGATTGGCGGCCACGCTGAGACCTATATCAACCCGCAGACCAAGATTCCGGCCAACGTCGGCGTTGTCCTCCTCGAGAACAGGGAGATTGTCAGCAACTACTTCTCCCGCCTCAACGTCTCAACCATCAAGGCCAACCCTCTCACCAGCGCCACTGCCGGCGCCTCAAAAAGCTACGACTTCTCGCTCGGGTTCCCTATCCCTGCGCAAAAcgcctcggcctcggccGCGCAGCAGCAGGCACTCCAGGCCGCCGCGCAGGCCTACTCGACCAACGTGTTGGCCAAGTACCCCTGGATCGACCAGGGCTTCCTCGTTCCCGACCCTGTGCCGGAGGAACTTACGCTCCCCTTTGCGGAGCTCGCTCAAAAGTACAACTTCACGGCGCTCCTGACCGTCATCGCCCAGTTCAACTGGTGGACCGGAGACATCTCCACGATCCCGGCGCTGTACGGCATCAAGGGCCTCGGACCCGGTCTGCTTCAGAGTCTTTTTGGCGAGTTCATCCTCTCCGGCAACGGCGACACCAGGGCCCTGTacgacgccgccgccgcggagCTCGGCGACAGCGTCCTTCTCAACTCCGACGTCCTTAAAGTGAAGCGCGACGTCAAGATCGACAAGGCCACCACCTCGGGCGTCACCGTCCTCGTACAGCAGCCAGGCCAACCCAAAAAGCTCATCCGCGCCCGCAAGCTTCTCATCGCCATCCCCCCTATCCTGGAGAACGTGGCAAAGTACGACCTCAGCTCGGACGAGCACGCCCTCTTCTCCAAGTTCTCCGCCCTCGGCTACTGGGCCGGCGTCGCCACGATCCCGGGCCTCAACACCAGCCTCACCAACGTCGGCGTCCAGACCCCCTTCAACCAGCCCGTCATCCCCGGCACGAACGGCTTCAACACGGCCGGGTCTCCCAATGACTTTCTCGTTGCCGTCGGCTTCCAGGATACGAACTACACCGAGGCGGATGCCAAGGCTGTCCTCGTCAAGAACCTGGCTACGCTGGCTGCTGTCGGCGCCGTGCCCAAGGACGCGGCCCAGACGGTCACGTTCCCCTATGTTTCGGACCACAAGCCCTACAACGTCCGCGTCTCGACTGAGGAGATCAAGGGAGGGTTCTATGGCAAGTTGCTTGCTCTGGAGGGCGCGCGTAACACGTACTGGGCTGGCGCGACTTTCTCTGGTCATAACAGCGCGCTGGTTTGGTCATTCAACGAGGGGACGGTTCTGCCAGGCCTGAAGAAGGATCTTGGTCTGTGA
- a CDS encoding phosphotransferase enzyme family protein: MQHRNEAYGPADEGAVATLLKPVDLGIFVLVGGSFGGVNQIALSAAHLVGGTLILYPEIHLSTTENFDGIGGHATTSTDYISSSAAGLIRQVFLRSENLYYLSQLRLQSAILDWKSAADTTLELRTQSFRTPRTAQHKMAGRVRHPIDQQALDRYIEKNVPQIKTPLEIKQFGFGQSNPTYQLTDATNKRFVMRKKPPGKLLSKAAHKVEREHRIIHALEPTDVPVPKAYCLCEDESVVGTAFYIMEFLDGRILEDAAMPEVASPEERKALWKAATLTLAKLHRVAPEDVGLQTFGKKSGFYDRQIQTWTTICKSQAAAVDLETGEKVGDLPHFGEMVAFFSDKSRQPKDRGTLIHGDYKIDNLVFHKTEPRVIGILDWEMSTVGHPLSDLCNFLHPYFTASRAGSGLYANDGFLPGATPGLPTIEEIVGWYTAEAAQAPAGSPVGGGWTPAAELSWGAAFSLFRLAGVCQGIAARAAQGQASSEQAKRFAVTRGPLAEFAWELVGRSQAESGGKAKL; this comes from the exons ATGCAGCACAGGAACGAGGCTTATGGGCCAGCAGATGAAGGGGCCGTGGCGAC GCTCCTTAAGCCGGTGGACCTCGGCATCTTTGTGCTGGTTGGGGGCAGCTTTGGGGGAGTCAATCAGATTGCTCTCTCGGCCGCCCACCTT GTGGGTGGTACCTTAATATTGTACCCCGAAATTCACCTCTCTACGACCGAGAACTTTGACGGCATCGGCGGACATGCAACGACCTCGACTGACTACATATCTTCATCGGCAGCCGGTTTAATCCGACAAGTATTCCTACGAAGTGAGAATCTGTACTATTTAAGCCAATTGCGACTACAATCCGCGATACTCGACTGGAAATCAGCAGCGGACACGACCCTTGAGCTCAGAACCCAGTCTTTCCGCACTCCAAGGACGGCACAGCACAAGATGGCAGGACGCGTGCGACACCCAATCGACCAGCAGGCGCTGGATCGATATATCGAGAAGAATGTGCCGCAGATCAAGACGCCACTGGAAATTAAACAG TTTGGCTTTGGCCAGTCGAACCCGACATACCAACTCACCGACGCGACGAACAAGCGCTTCGTGATGCGCAAGAAGCCCCCCGGAAAGCTTCTCTCCAAGGCCGCGCACAAGGTCGAGCGGGAGCACCGCATAATCCACGCCCTCGAGCCCACCGACGTACCGGTCCCCAAGGCCTACTGCCTCTGCGAGGACGAGTCGGTCGTCGGCACCGCGTTTTACATCATGGAGTTTCTCGACGGGCGCATCCTCGAGGACGCGGCCATGCCCGAGGTCGCCTCACCCGAGGAGCGCAAGGCGCTGTGGAAGGCGGCGACGCTGACGCTGGCGAAGCTACACCGGGTCGCGCCCGAGGACGTCGGCCTGCAGACGTTTGGCAAGAAGAGCGGGTTCTACGATCGGCAGATTCAGACGTGGACTACGATTTGCAAGAgccaggcggcggcggtggatcTGGAGACGGGGGAAAAGGTTGGGGATTTGCCGCATTTTGGGGAGATGGTTGCGTTTTTTAGCGACAAGAGTCGGCAGCCCAAGGACCGGGGCACGTTGATTCATGGGGATTACAAGATTGATAATCTCGTTTTTCACAAGACGGAGCCGAGGGTGATTGGTATTCTGGA CTGGGAAATGTCCACCGTAGGCCATCCCCTCTCCGACCTCTGCAACTTCCTCCACCCTTACTTCACCGCCTCGCGCGCGGGAAGCGGTCTCTACGCCAACGACGGCTTCCTCCCCGGCGCTACCCCGGGTCTGCCGACGATCGAGGAGATTGTCGGGTGGTACACGGCCGAGGCGGCGCAGGCCCCCGCCGGTTCGCCCGTGGGCGGCGGGTGGACGCCCGCGGCGGAGCTGTCGTGGGGCGCGGCGTTTAGCCTGTTCCGGCTGGCGGGCGTGTGTCAGGGCATCGCGGCGAGGGCGGCGCAGGGGCAGGCGAGCAGTGAGCAGGCGAAGAGGTTTGCTGTTACGAGGGGCCCGTTGGCGGAGTTTGCTTGGGAGCTTGTTGGGAGGAGTCAGGCTGAGAGTGGGGGGAAGGCGAAGTTGTGA